One Candidatus Poribacteria bacterium genomic window carries:
- the radA gene encoding DNA repair protein RadA: MAREKRRFVCQECGYITPKTLGRCPSCKSWQSFAEEVETLITPSRHRGIGRASREPEPISQVTASEVERHLTGMSEFDRVLGGGIVPGAVVLIGGDPGIGKSTLLLQASDALSRNYGEVLYVSGEESVSQTKLRATRLGVKSDTLYVLCENDLEQIEKHIDARKPKVVVIDSIQAVYLTSIQSAPGSVTQIRECTGHLLICAKNRNIPIFLVGHVTKEGAIAGPRVLEHMVDTVLYFEGEGHHIYRVLRAIKNRFGSTNEIGIFEMRNTGLADVMNPSEIFLSDREEQVSGSVVVSSMEGTRPLLMEVQALVVPTNYGNPRNTATGVDRHRIALLIAVLNKRVGIDVGDSDVFVNITGGLRIDEPGIDLGVLMAISSSHRDMPIDRQTVMIGEVGLGGEIRPVTHVDRRIREAAKLGFKRAVFPEYNRKGLNIDDDIELVGVNDVYDSLAALL, encoded by the coding sequence ATGGCACGAGAAAAACGTAGATTTGTCTGTCAAGAGTGTGGATATATAACGCCAAAGACGCTCGGACGCTGTCCGAGTTGTAAAAGTTGGCAAAGTTTCGCCGAAGAAGTCGAAACCCTCATTACGCCATCAAGACATCGCGGGATCGGACGGGCCTCTCGTGAACCTGAACCGATCTCACAGGTTACGGCGAGTGAGGTAGAACGCCACTTGACAGGAATGTCAGAGTTTGATAGGGTACTTGGTGGTGGCATTGTTCCGGGGGCAGTCGTCCTTATTGGTGGAGATCCTGGGATAGGTAAATCTACCCTATTGCTCCAGGCGAGTGATGCCTTGAGCCGGAATTATGGGGAGGTACTTTATGTTTCCGGCGAGGAGTCTGTGAGTCAGACAAAACTCAGGGCAACTCGACTCGGTGTAAAGTCTGATACACTCTATGTACTGTGTGAAAATGACTTGGAACAGATTGAAAAACATATTGATGCCCGGAAACCGAAGGTCGTCGTCATCGATTCTATCCAAGCCGTCTATTTGACAAGTATTCAATCTGCCCCGGGGAGTGTTACGCAGATTCGTGAGTGTACTGGACATCTCCTAATTTGCGCAAAGAACCGCAATATTCCGATATTTCTTGTCGGACATGTGACAAAGGAGGGGGCAATTGCTGGACCCCGCGTCTTGGAACACATGGTCGATACCGTACTCTATTTTGAAGGCGAAGGGCATCATATCTATCGCGTCCTCCGAGCGATCAAAAATCGATTCGGTTCGACAAACGAAATCGGAATATTTGAAATGCGGAACACTGGACTTGCGGATGTGATGAACCCTTCAGAGATTTTTTTGAGCGATAGGGAAGAACAGGTGTCAGGATCTGTCGTCGTCTCAAGTATGGAAGGGACACGCCCCTTACTCATGGAGGTACAGGCACTCGTGGTACCTACCAACTACGGAAATCCTCGCAATACAGCGACTGGTGTTGACCGACATCGAATCGCACTGCTCATCGCAGTACTCAATAAACGCGTGGGGATTGACGTTGGGGATTCCGATGTCTTTGTTAACATTACTGGTGGATTACGTATTGATGAACCCGGTATAGACCTCGGCGTACTGATGGCTATATCTTCAAGTCATCGGGATATGCCTATAGATCGGCAAACTGTGATGATTGGAGAAGTCGGACTCGGAGGCGAAATTCGACCTGTCACACATGTTGACAGGCGGATCCGAGAAGCCGCAAAATTGGGTTTCAAGCGAGCGGTCTTTCCCGAATACAACCGTAAAGGATTAAATATTGATGACGACATTGAACTTGTCGGTGTTAATGATGTATATGATAGCTTAGCGGCTTTGTTATAA
- a CDS encoding MlaD family protein: MNFWTASVKVGVMVLIAIILLTVLLINAENWPWAAAGDELTFQFRSVNGLYVGAGVYLSGVSIGKVTAIELRPDTNDVHIRAKVKNGFKWLREDCGARISMNGFVGEVYIALDNGPIGYPPLKPANLPIVGKDPVNALELLEQTSAGMTQAIELTTAANEVLQANQEAIQLAIKEIRQVVALTGKTIEKLSVDSGETVKTLTQLALENDKRFQETLVKVNNLITQLEGDSLMVSSHVSDITREILRLLNQNSPKLNTIFTDVRATTSEFRQIAQDFRSDFSTLANQVSTLVSQGSDAIKTGEANIAPILENLQKTTDAINTLETNFSHLLTTLNKGEGTFAQLLNSPKPLQEVRGTLRNLNETMNAVTELSQRTNERIGRFESPLQFGWDYELRYLSLEERLYNELAFVLSPQSKAHYRIGVGVRDETVRFEVQYAHDLTDYLRTRAGFMRSRVGVGVDFWLWSRRLGLSVEGVGLTSREPELNTEVSLRFFRYGQLLLGAENLTDADGRRWTTGFRFFNSEW; the protein is encoded by the coding sequence ATGAATTTCTGGACTGCGTCTGTAAAAGTCGGTGTAATGGTTCTAATCGCAATCATTTTATTGACCGTTCTTCTTATAAATGCCGAAAATTGGCCCTGGGCAGCCGCTGGCGATGAATTAACTTTCCAATTCCGATCTGTCAACGGGCTTTATGTCGGCGCAGGGGTCTACCTATCCGGTGTGTCGATCGGTAAAGTGACGGCTATTGAACTCCGTCCCGATACCAATGATGTCCATATCAGAGCGAAAGTCAAAAATGGATTTAAATGGTTGCGGGAAGACTGCGGGGCAAGGATTTCGATGAATGGCTTCGTCGGGGAGGTTTACATCGCACTTGACAATGGACCCATTGGGTATCCACCCTTGAAACCCGCGAATCTGCCGATTGTTGGAAAAGATCCTGTTAATGCCTTAGAACTCCTTGAGCAGACAAGTGCAGGCATGACACAGGCGATTGAACTCACGACCGCTGCTAATGAAGTCCTGCAAGCCAACCAGGAAGCGATCCAACTCGCTATTAAAGAAATTCGACAAGTGGTTGCCCTCACCGGAAAAACCATTGAGAAATTAAGTGTTGACTCTGGAGAAACAGTCAAAACTTTAACACAACTTGCATTGGAAAACGATAAACGCTTTCAAGAAACCCTTGTAAAGGTCAACAATCTTATTACGCAGTTGGAAGGCGATTCTCTCATGGTCAGTAGTCATGTGAGTGATATTACGCGCGAAATCTTAAGACTCCTGAACCAAAACTCACCAAAACTGAACACCATTTTTACCGATGTACGCGCAACTACATCCGAATTTCGGCAAATCGCACAGGATTTTCGCTCAGACTTTAGTACGTTAGCCAACCAAGTTTCCACGCTTGTTTCACAAGGCAGCGATGCCATTAAAACCGGGGAAGCCAATATAGCACCAATCTTGGAGAATTTACAAAAGACAACCGACGCAATCAATACATTAGAGACGAATTTCAGCCATCTCCTGACTACACTCAATAAGGGTGAAGGCACTTTTGCGCAGCTGCTTAATTCACCGAAACCGCTTCAAGAAGTTCGAGGCACTTTGCGAAATCTTAATGAGACGATGAACGCTGTAACAGAACTCTCACAACGAACCAATGAACGGATCGGACGTTTTGAATCGCCGCTACAGTTTGGATGGGATTATGAACTCCGATATCTGAGTCTTGAAGAGCGGCTTTACAACGAACTGGCGTTTGTTCTCTCACCACAATCAAAGGCACATTACAGGATTGGTGTCGGTGTTCGGGACGAAACAGTTCGGTTTGAAGTTCAGTATGCACACGATCTAACAGACTACCTTCGCACGCGGGCTGGCTTCATGCGTTCCAGGGTCGGTGTGGGTGTAGATTTCTGGTTGTGGTCCCGACGTTTAGGTTTAAGTGTCGAAGGGGTCGGATTGACAAGTCGTGAACCCGAGTTGAACACAGAAGTCTCACTGCGATTCTTCAGATACGGGCAACTCCTGCTTGGTGCTGAGAATTTAACCGATGCGGATGGAAGACGTTGGACAACCGGATTCCGCTTTTTCAACAGCGAGTGGTAA
- a CDS encoding ABC transporter ATP-binding protein: protein MISVRNITKNFGEKNVLNGLNLEIPRGETLVIMGRSGSGKSILLKIITGLISPDSGEIWFDGTEISKLKTKKINILRQKIGMLFQSAALFDSMTVAENVAFMLDQHTDYSKQEMRKIVDEKLALVDLEGVQDLRPAELSGGMRKRVGLARALAFDPEVILYDEPTTGLDPVTCTEINQLICDLHERLQVTSVVVTHDMHSAFSVATRMAMIHEGKQVAYGNPDEIINVDNPIVQQFVLFGAPDQILNMENPILKEYLGR from the coding sequence ATGATTTCAGTTAGAAATATTACCAAAAATTTTGGTGAGAAGAATGTTCTAAACGGATTGAACCTTGAGATTCCACGCGGCGAAACCCTTGTCATTATGGGACGGAGTGGGTCTGGTAAGAGCATCCTACTGAAAATTATCACCGGACTAATTTCTCCGGATTCTGGTGAAATTTGGTTTGATGGCACAGAAATCTCAAAACTGAAAACCAAAAAAATAAATATCCTCCGCCAAAAAATTGGGATGTTATTCCAGTCCGCTGCCTTGTTTGATTCGATGACTGTCGCTGAAAACGTTGCCTTTATGCTTGATCAGCATACAGACTACAGCAAACAGGAGATGCGGAAAATAGTTGATGAAAAACTTGCACTTGTAGATTTAGAAGGTGTTCAAGATTTACGCCCCGCGGAATTGAGCGGCGGCATGCGGAAACGGGTCGGACTCGCCCGAGCACTCGCTTTTGATCCGGAAGTGATTTTGTACGATGAACCGACGACCGGACTTGACCCAGTTACCTGTACGGAAATTAATCAACTCATCTGCGATTTACACGAACGCCTGCAAGTCACCTCTGTTGTCGTCACACACGATATGCACAGTGCCTTTAGCGTTGCAACGCGAATGGCTATGATTCATGAAGGCAAGCAGGTCGCTTATGGGAATCCTGACGAAATTATCAACGTTGATAATCCGATTGTGCAACAATTTGTCTTATTTGGGGCACCCGACCAAATCCTCAACATGGAGAACCCTATTTTGAAAGAGTATCTCGGGAGGTAA
- a CDS encoding ABC transporter permease codes for MLSEIGQAFTLFFQTLFQIFRPPLQFDLLVKQLLLIGFNSLAVVMVSGFFTGMVLGVQGYIQLKPYAVEGSVARFVCVSIVKELGPMITAFVLAGRIGASITAELSTMKVTEQIDALEVMGTNPVKYLVVPRFLACSIMLPTLTIFSTFAGIAGGFIAVVTFFDVNGYFFLLEAQKNLYVGSVLISLIKATSFGMAIAAVGCYKGFSISTAGGAEGVGIATTGSAVISLITILILDFVLNHILFNILGLI; via the coding sequence GTGCTTTCCGAAATAGGGCAAGCCTTTACGCTCTTTTTTCAAACACTTTTTCAAATTTTCCGTCCTCCCTTACAGTTCGATCTACTCGTGAAGCAGTTGTTGTTGATCGGTTTTAACTCTTTGGCTGTTGTTATGGTTTCAGGGTTTTTCACGGGGATGGTCTTAGGCGTTCAGGGATACATTCAACTCAAACCCTATGCCGTGGAAGGATCCGTCGCAAGATTCGTCTGCGTTTCGATCGTCAAAGAACTCGGACCGATGATTACTGCTTTCGTGCTCGCTGGACGTATCGGAGCCTCAATTACCGCTGAACTTTCAACGATGAAGGTTACCGAACAGATCGACGCGCTTGAAGTGATGGGAACAAATCCAGTTAAATATTTGGTCGTCCCGCGTTTTCTTGCATGTTCTATTATGCTACCCACGTTGACTATCTTTTCAACCTTCGCAGGTATTGCTGGCGGGTTTATTGCTGTTGTTACCTTCTTTGATGTCAACGGCTACTTTTTTCTTTTGGAGGCTCAAAAAAACCTCTATGTCGGTAGTGTGCTCATTAGTTTAATTAAGGCTACCTCCTTCGGTATGGCGATCGCGGCAGTGGGCTGCTACAAGGGATTTAGCATCTCCACCGCTGGCGGTGCTGAAGGGGTCGGCATTGCTACAACCGGATCCGCTGTTATTTCGCTGATCACTATTCTTATTTTAGACTTCGTCTTAAACCACATCCTCTTTAACATCTTGGGATTGATATAA
- the dnaB gene encoding replicative DNA helicase: MQAQAVDALSDKEAEQAVLGAMMTEKSVIPRVIALLGHTSDAFFTTDHQLIYGAILAVYERVSNADPLLVADELKRTNQINRTGGAGYLYELQAPIVETESTEFYADILHEKATRRQLIQAGSVIRDLAQDESIELAEVLNQSQESVFELGQTDAQRGFQPINPLVTTSIDAIEKLFHKQERFLGVPTGFMDFDHMTSGLQPGNFIIIAARPSMGKTTLVLNMAQNIAIDQERPVAVFSLEMPAQDIVMRMLSAESRIDFGRLRTGNFSEDYWRPLTEAASRLSEAPILINDNRGLTVQSLRAEGRRLKGEHGDLALIIVDYLQLLRGTGRYNQREQEISEISRALKVLAWELNVPIVACSQLSREVERRPDKQPQLSDLRESGAIEQDADLVAFLYREDYYEDEDAGDRVEANLMIKKQRNGPTGTVVLYFTKKQMRFENPS, translated from the coding sequence ATGCAGGCACAAGCAGTTGACGCCCTCTCTGACAAGGAAGCTGAACAAGCCGTACTTGGGGCTATGATGACTGAGAAGTCTGTTATCCCACGGGTAATTGCACTGCTTGGGCACACCTCTGATGCATTTTTTACGACTGACCATCAACTTATCTACGGAGCTATCCTTGCCGTATATGAGCGCGTTAGCAACGCTGATCCGCTTCTCGTCGCTGATGAATTGAAACGCACGAATCAGATCAATCGGACGGGCGGTGCAGGCTATCTGTATGAACTCCAAGCACCGATTGTCGAAACAGAGAGCACAGAGTTTTATGCCGATATTCTGCATGAAAAGGCGACGCGACGCCAACTCATCCAAGCAGGGTCCGTAATTCGAGATCTGGCACAAGACGAGAGCATAGAACTCGCTGAGGTACTCAACCAATCTCAAGAATCAGTCTTTGAACTCGGACAAACTGATGCTCAGCGCGGATTTCAGCCTATTAATCCACTCGTCACGACCAGTATTGATGCAATTGAAAAATTATTTCACAAGCAAGAACGGTTCTTAGGTGTTCCCACCGGGTTTATGGATTTCGATCACATGACATCCGGGTTGCAGCCTGGCAACTTTATCATTATTGCTGCGCGCCCGAGCATGGGAAAAACCACTTTGGTCCTGAATATGGCGCAGAATATCGCAATTGACCAGGAACGTCCGGTTGCCGTTTTTAGTTTGGAGATGCCCGCACAGGATATCGTCATGCGGATGCTATCTGCTGAATCGCGTATTGATTTTGGACGACTCCGAACCGGTAATTTTAGCGAGGATTATTGGCGACCCCTGACAGAAGCTGCGAGCCGATTATCTGAAGCACCTATTCTCATTAATGACAACCGAGGCCTTACCGTTCAAAGTCTACGTGCCGAAGGACGACGACTTAAAGGTGAACACGGGGACCTTGCACTTATTATCGTTGACTATTTGCAACTGCTCAGAGGGACAGGCAGGTACAATCAGCGTGAACAGGAAATCTCCGAAATATCACGTGCTTTGAAGGTCCTCGCATGGGAACTCAACGTCCCTATCGTTGCTTGCTCACAGTTGAGCCGTGAAGTGGAACGCCGCCCGGATAAACAACCCCAACTTTCAGATTTACGCGAATCCGGCGCAATTGAACAGGATGCCGATCTCGTTGCTTTTTTATACAGAGAAGATTATTACGAAGATGAAGATGCTGGTGACCGTGTTGAAGCAAACCTGATGATTAAAAAACAGCGTAACGGACCGACCGGAACTGTCGTTCTCTATTTTACTAAAAAGCAGATGCGGTTTGAAAACCCAAGTTAA
- the rplI gene encoding 50S ribosomal protein L9, whose translation MEVILKKSVEGLGAPGDVLKVADGYARNYLLPMQLAVHATERNRRYLEHQKRVIDHQEAKDKEVAREIAAQITGVTCTLKRRAGENDRLFGSVTSMDVAEALRTEGLELERRFLELAEPIRELGVFMVPVKLHTDVVVELRVVVEREA comes from the coding sequence ATGGAAGTGATTCTAAAGAAAAGTGTTGAAGGACTCGGTGCACCGGGCGATGTGTTGAAAGTCGCCGATGGGTACGCACGGAACTACCTACTGCCGATGCAGTTGGCGGTGCATGCAACAGAGCGGAACCGTCGCTATCTTGAACACCAGAAACGAGTCATTGATCATCAAGAAGCGAAAGATAAAGAAGTCGCACGGGAAATCGCAGCACAGATTACTGGCGTTACGTGCACACTCAAAAGACGGGCTGGCGAAAATGATCGACTCTTCGGGTCTGTTACCTCTATGGATGTCGCAGAGGCTTTAAGGACTGAAGGGCTTGAATTAGAACGCCGATTCCTCGAACTCGCAGAACCGATCCGTGAACTCGGTGTCTTCATGGTACCAGTCAAATTGCATACAGATGTCGTTGTTGAACTCCGCGTTGTTGTTGAACGTGAGGCGTAA
- the rpsR gene encoding 30S ribosomal protein S18, protein MAFRRRQRYHKIESFDYKDVDTLRKFINERGKIVSRRVTGLSAKQQRMVTRAVKRARNMALLPFTR, encoded by the coding sequence ATGGCATTCCGTCGCAGACAGCGCTATCACAAAATTGAATCTTTTGACTACAAAGATGTGGATACGCTGCGAAAATTTATTAACGAACGTGGGAAAATTGTAAGTCGCCGGGTCACAGGGTTGTCAGCGAAGCAACAGCGAATGGTGACCCGTGCAGTGAAGCGCGCACGTAATATGGCACTCTTGCCATTTACACGATAG
- the ssb gene encoding single-stranded DNA-binding protein, translating into MASYNKVILMGNLTRDPEVKFLPSGTAVANFGLAMSERYTDRQSGEQKENVCFVDVEAWDRQAELVGEYFKKGSPIFIEGSLKFDSWEAEDGTKRNRLKVRLMRFQFVGRRDEDEMGGGYANAQPAAAPTQAESYQDAPAPEASSAPSSTDDDIPF; encoded by the coding sequence ATGGCAAGTTACAACAAGGTCATCTTAATGGGAAACCTGACTCGCGACCCTGAAGTGAAATTCCTGCCGAGCGGGACAGCCGTCGCGAATTTTGGGTTGGCTATGAGTGAGCGCTATACGGATCGGCAGTCGGGCGAGCAAAAAGAAAATGTCTGTTTTGTGGATGTGGAAGCCTGGGATAGGCAAGCTGAACTTGTAGGCGAATATTTCAAAAAAGGTAGCCCAATTTTCATAGAAGGGTCTCTTAAATTTGATTCTTGGGAAGCCGAAGATGGCACCAAGCGGAATCGACTCAAAGTCAGACTTATGCGGTTCCAATTTGTTGGGCGGCGTGATGAAGATGAAATGGGCGGTGGTTACGCGAATGCCCAACCCGCAGCAGCACCAACACAAGCCGAATCTTATCAGGATGCCCCGGCACCTGAAGCGAGCAGCGCACCTTCCTCAACAGATGATGACATCCCGTTTTAA
- the rpsF gene encoding 30S ribosomal protein S6 has product MKPYELLLIITPDHDENEAEALTDQVKGIIENGGTLVKLDPWGKKRLAYPIRKRSEGYYVLYIFESAPGFVAELNQALHVIEAILRYMIVQYEDDIDKLKAEIAAEAEPPTPEAEQPTPEVEASTPDDAEAEEATDNDAAAENTAASA; this is encoded by the coding sequence TTGAAACCTTATGAACTCCTGCTTATCATTACGCCTGACCATGATGAAAACGAAGCAGAAGCACTTACTGACCAAGTAAAGGGCATCATCGAAAATGGTGGGACTCTCGTGAAACTTGATCCTTGGGGAAAAAAGCGACTCGCCTATCCGATCCGGAAACGGAGTGAAGGCTATTACGTGCTCTACATTTTTGAGAGCGCACCCGGTTTTGTCGCGGAATTAAACCAGGCTTTACACGTTATTGAAGCGATTCTCCGCTACATGATCGTACAATACGAAGATGATATAGATAAGTTGAAAGCCGAAATTGCCGCCGAGGCGGAGCCGCCAACACCCGAAGCGGAACAACCGACACCTGAAGTAGAGGCATCAACGCCTGATGATGCGGAAGCAGAAGAAGCAACAGATAATGATGCAGCGGCTGAAAATACAGCAGCGTCTGCCTGA
- a CDS encoding methyltransferase domain-containing protein — protein MAKDHAKNLHALNSDATYTLGRTFHETTRLIEQSRIYGESTHRLCRRAGITVGMRVLEIGSGAGDVALMLAELVGPTGKVVGVDVNADILDTARQRAIDAGRQNVEFIADDARALTFPEKFDAIVGRFVLMYMADPAEAFATFMTHLKPGGIAAFQEPEYTLYPTFLHPDTPLMNQLITWILDVFAHSGAHLNMGIGLYQTFVDTGLPPPTMHLESPIGAEKTWAGYRYMATIFQSLLPLLEKYGLATAEQVDVNTLAARIRQEVIASKRPFFLPLHVTAYATLPT, from the coding sequence ATGGCGAAAGATCACGCGAAGAACTTGCACGCGTTAAATAGCGATGCTACCTATACGTTAGGACGCACCTTCCACGAAACAACCCGCCTCATTGAGCAATCAAGAATCTATGGCGAGTCAACGCACCGGCTTTGCAGACGAGCCGGTATTACAGTCGGAATGCGTGTGCTTGAAATCGGGAGCGGTGCCGGTGATGTCGCACTCATGCTTGCCGAACTTGTCGGACCGACAGGTAAGGTCGTTGGTGTGGATGTCAACGCAGATATTCTTGACACCGCACGCCAACGCGCAATTGATGCAGGTAGGCAGAACGTCGAATTCATCGCAGACGACGCGCGCGCCCTCACATTTCCAGAAAAATTTGATGCGATCGTTGGGCGGTTCGTGTTGATGTATATGGCGGATCCAGCAGAGGCATTCGCTACCTTCATGACGCACTTAAAACCTGGTGGGATCGCCGCATTTCAAGAACCGGAATACACACTCTATCCTACCTTCTTACATCCAGATACGCCGCTTATGAATCAGCTCATCACATGGATTTTGGATGTGTTTGCGCATTCAGGGGCGCATCTCAACATGGGGATTGGACTTTATCAGACTTTTGTAGACACAGGTTTACCACCACCGACGATGCATCTTGAGTCTCCGATCGGTGCCGAAAAAACGTGGGCTGGTTACCGATACATGGCGACTATCTTTCAGAGCCTACTGCCACTCCTCGAAAAGTATGGACTTGCTACTGCAGAACAGGTTGATGTAAATACGTTAGCCGCACGGATTCGGCAGGAGGTTATCGCCTCAAAACGTCCATTCTTTTTACCGCTGCATGTGACGGCATACGCAACACTCCCAACTTAA
- a CDS encoding class I SAM-dependent methyltransferase — protein MSNQSRDAEYTMGRSEEETQRLIEQSQLYDDVTRRFFLRSGIAKGMKVLDVGSGAGDVALTLAEFVGAEGNVVGVDINPDILKTAQERADAAGFSNVEFIAGDTRTLELPNDFDAIVGRLVLLYMADPAEALKKLSTHLRPGGIIAFQDTELALYRTVIHPDTPLINQLVEWGLTVFERSGAHLNMGMELYRVFVDAGLPEPTLHFEAPMGGPEGWPGFEYLANSFRSLIPLMEAYGIATSEEIDIDTLADRIQAEVTTSKRPLLLPPHITAYASLPM, from the coding sequence ATGAGCAATCAGAGCAGAGATGCAGAATATACAATGGGGCGTAGTGAGGAAGAGACACAACGCTTAATCGAGCAATCACAACTCTATGACGATGTAACACGCCGTTTTTTCCTCAGAAGCGGGATCGCTAAAGGCATGAAAGTACTTGATGTTGGTAGTGGGGCAGGTGATGTCGCACTCACCCTCGCTGAATTTGTAGGGGCCGAAGGAAACGTCGTCGGTGTGGATATCAACCCAGATATTCTCAAAACGGCACAAGAGCGAGCCGATGCAGCCGGTTTTTCAAACGTTGAATTCATCGCCGGGGATACCCGAACGCTTGAACTTCCAAACGACTTTGATGCCATCGTCGGTAGACTTGTCCTGCTGTATATGGCGGACCCAGCAGAGGCACTTAAAAAGTTGAGCACCCATCTGCGCCCTGGAGGTATTATCGCCTTTCAAGATACTGAACTCGCACTCTACCGGACGGTTATACATCCCGATACACCTTTGATAAATCAGTTGGTTGAATGGGGGCTCACAGTGTTTGAACGTTCAGGCGCACATCTCAACATGGGTATGGAACTCTACCGCGTATTCGTTGATGCAGGTCTGCCTGAGCCTACCTTACACTTTGAGGCGCCCATGGGCGGTCCTGAAGGCTGGCCCGGGTTTGAGTATCTCGCCAACAGTTTTCGGAGCCTCATTCCGCTCATGGAGGCGTATGGCATTGCGACAAGTGAAGAGATAGATATCGACACACTCGCAGATCGGATTCAAGCGGAAGTCACGACCTCAAAGCGACCGCTCCTGTTACCGCCCCACATCACAGCGTATGCCTCCCTACCGATGTGA
- a CDS encoding ABC transporter substrate-binding protein: MLFQQNRATLRCIAIFGVLTSFFLSCNRIQEVVAPDGMEISDSGSTVKIGFIYSPPDPGTTRNGAELAVALANAAGGINGLPIELLVRDDQRDALRSVQHAEALIAAGVSAIVGPDYSTVAVEVGAVVQRYGIPMVTTYPTNPDVPQNGNFSFMGAYIDPYQARIMADFAIQELQAMTAAVLTETGNPYSEGLSTAFIQNFTAQGGTIAVHPFYETSTTDFTEQLMAITAVEPAVDIIFLPGLGSEFPLAVKQARSEAINISATFLGGDGWDRPDLVEIGGTALEGSFFANHFSPDGQLTEEARQFVDAYTEKYGIAPDGPAALGYDAATIVIEAMRRTTDLTPAAIRDQIEATQDYSGATILSYFDENRHAIKGLVINTVKDGKIQFHQFVKP; this comes from the coding sequence ATGTTATTTCAACAGAATAGGGCAACGCTCAGATGTATAGCGATTTTCGGAGTTCTTACCTCATTTTTTTTAAGTTGCAATCGCATTCAAGAAGTCGTTGCCCCGGATGGGATGGAGATCTCTGATAGCGGATCTACAGTCAAAATTGGTTTTATTTATAGTCCACCTGATCCCGGAACAACTCGGAATGGTGCGGAATTAGCAGTTGCCCTCGCAAATGCGGCAGGCGGAATTAACGGACTGCCGATAGAACTTCTCGTTAGAGACGATCAGCGAGATGCATTACGCAGTGTTCAACACGCGGAAGCGTTGATTGCTGCAGGCGTATCAGCAATTGTAGGTCCTGACTACAGCACGGTGGCTGTGGAGGTCGGAGCGGTTGTCCAGCGATACGGCATACCTATGGTGACAACTTACCCAACGAACCCAGATGTGCCTCAAAACGGGAACTTTTCATTTATGGGTGCCTACATTGATCCGTATCAGGCAAGGATAATGGCAGATTTCGCCATACAAGAATTGCAAGCGATGACAGCCGCTGTCCTCACGGAAACAGGGAACCCGTACTCGGAGGGACTATCAACCGCTTTTATTCAGAACTTTACCGCACAGGGCGGGACGATTGCTGTCCACCCGTTTTATGAGACAAGTACCACAGATTTCACCGAACAGTTAATGGCAATTACTGCTGTTGAACCTGCCGTTGATATTATCTTTTTACCAGGCTTGGGCTCCGAATTCCCACTGGCGGTTAAGCAGGCAAGGTCTGAAGCTATAAATATTTCTGCTACTTTTCTCGGTGGAGATGGTTGGGATCGACCCGACTTGGTTGAAATCGGTGGAACCGCACTTGAAGGTAGTTTCTTTGCGAACCATTTTTCACCCGACGGTCAATTGACCGAAGAGGCACGTCAATTTGTTGACGCTTATACCGAAAAATACGGCATCGCACCCGATGGCCCCGCTGCACTCGGATATGACGCTGCTACCATCGTAATTGAGGCGATGCGCAGAACAACTGACCTAACCCCCGCGGCTATTCGAGATCAAATTGAGGCGACTCAGGACTACAGTGGTGCAACAATATTATCCTATTTTGATGAAAATCGGCATGCAATCAAGGGTTTAGTCATTAATACCGTCAAAGATGGAAAGATACAGTTCCATCAATTTGTTAAACCATAA